A single Plasmodium malariae genome assembly, chromosome: 6 DNA region contains:
- the PmUG01_06023300 gene encoding 50S ribosomal protein L28, apicoplast, putative, which yields MQSKYKNKIYSLARNVYIFYVIINLKYLFLFGVSVFIYKNEANRINFQKNFYVKSLIKKSDIFKSNNISKNLHVSKFSLYTKKRHKEALAIRKYRMIGTSTARRHHGLDGRKRINKVTMLPLKEIKLPVRRCLILGKMDNWKARKISKSGVKTHRIQRVNLLRKRIYFEEENRFVKMRVSARGLKTIKKYGLAYCCKKFNIDLSKKKYDAGYSSRRKKKKSPEAEAVPTYNNLNEKPPYMHEEANKIMKNLNLDKENK from the exons atgcaaagtaaatacaaaaataaaatatatagctTAGCAagaaatgtgtatatattttatgtaataattaacTTGAAatatcttttcctttttggaGTTTCGGTATTT aTTTACAAAAATGAGGCAAAcagaataaattttcaaaagaatttttatg tgAAATCGTTAATTAAAAAGagtgatatatttaaaagtaaCAATATCAGCAAAAATTTACATGTTTCGaaattttccttatataCTAAGAAAAGGCATAAAGAAGCGTTAGCG ATCAGAAAATATCGAATGATTGGAACGTCAACAGCCAGAAGGCATCATGGGTTAGATGGCAGAAAGAGAATAAACAAAGTTACGATGTTGCCACTTAAAGAAATTAAACTGCCTGTAAGGAG atgtcTGATATTAGGAAAAATGGACAACTGGAAAGCTCGTAAAATTTCCAAGTCGGGTGTGAAAACTCATAGAATACAGAGAGTAAATTTATTAAGgaaaagaatttattttgaagaagaaaatagaTTTGTAAAAATGAGAGTTAGTGCAAGAGGATTAAagactataaaaaaatacggTCTAGCTTACtgttgtaaaaaatttaatatagaCTTAagcaaaaagaaatatgacGCTGGTTATTCAtcaaggagaaaaaaaaagaaaagtccAGAAGCAGAAGCAGTTCCAACATATAACAATTTAAACGAAAAGCCACCATATATGCATGAAGAAgcgaataaaataatgaaaaaccTTAATTTggataaagaaaataaataa